The genomic DNA TCGTCAGCGTGAGCATTGATCGATACGCAGGTCTATGTGCGCTTTCCTTCGTCCCAAAGATGATCGCTTAGATAGCGTGTCCCAGCGTCGCACAAAATGGTCACAACGACTGAGCCGGGCGGCAGTGTCCGCGCCAGTTCCAGGGTCGCCACGACATTTGCTCCGGCGCTGACGCCGACAAAGAGGCCCTCTTCGCGGACCAGCCGGCGTGCCATCGCCTGCGCCGCCTCGGTTGCGACTTCCACGTTGGCATCGGCCAACGTCGGGTCATAAATCCCCGGCACGAGCGCCGTCGCCATGTGTTTCATCCCCTCCAGACCGTGGAGCGGCGAATCCGGTTGCATCGCAATGCACTGTACCGTTGGACTCAGGGCCTTGAGCCGCCGGGCCGTCCCGACGAAGGTGCCGGAAGTTCCCAGCCCGGCCAGAAAATGGGTGACGCGCCCCTGTGTTTGCTCCCAGATCTCCAGCCCGGTGCCGTTGTAATGTGCCTGCCAGTTGGCGTCGTTGTTGTATTGGTCGGGATAAAAATACGTTTCTGGTTGCTCGGCGGCAAGCTGCTTGGCCAGCCGCTGCGCTCCATCGGTGGCTTCGAGCGGATCGGTTTCGATGATTTCCGCCCCATAGACACGCAACAGCTTCTTGCGTTCGGGACTGGCGTTCCTGGGCAAGCACAGGGTCACCGGGTACCCCAGCGCCGCCCCCAGCATGGCATAGGCAATGCCGGTGTTGCCACTCGTCGCGTCGAGAATCGTCTTTCCCGGATGGAGCGCGCCGCGGCGCTCACCGTCCCGCAGCATGTTGAGCGCGGCCCGGTCCTTGACCGAGCCGCCTGGGTTGAGATGTTCGGCCTTGGCATAGACCTCAACCCCTTCCGGCAACCCGGCCGTCACCCGTCGAAGCTGGATGAGTGGCGTGTTGCCAACGGCTGCTGCCAGAGTGCAGGGACGTTCCAGCATGATGCCTCACAGGGCTTTCTTGGCCAGGTACCAGTCCACGACCTCGTATTCACTCGCCTGGGCGCGGGCCGCCGCATCCGCGACGGTCTGGGGTGGCGGGACAACCACCTTGTCGCCCGGCTTCCAGTTGGCCGGCATCGAACAGGCGTTGGCGTCCGCCGTTTGCAGGGCCTCGAGCGCCCGCAGTATCTCATCAACATTTCTTCCCAGATTCATCGGATAGTAGATGAGCGCCCGCACGATGCCCTTGTCATCAATGATGAAGACGGCTCGCACTGT from Chloracidobacterium validum includes the following:
- a CDS encoding PLP-dependent cysteine synthase family protein translates to MLERPCTLAAAVGNTPLIQLRRVTAGLPEGVEVYAKAEHLNPGGSVKDRAALNMLRDGERRGALHPGKTILDATSGNTGIAYAMLGAALGYPVTLCLPRNASPERKKLLRVYGAEIIETDPLEATDGAQRLAKQLAAEQPETYFYPDQYNNDANWQAHYNGTGLEIWEQTQGRVTHFLAGLGTSGTFVGTARRLKALSPTVQCIAMQPDSPLHGLEGMKHMATALVPGIYDPTLADANVEVATEAAQAMARRLVREEGLFVGVSAGANVVATLELARTLPPGSVVVTILCDAGTRYLSDHLWDEGKRT